AAACAAATGAACGGCATCTAAAATCTCCATTTCACTAAACACCAGTGTGAGCATCGCCAGGATCTAAACTTCTTTAACATCATTTTCAGCTTAGAGAAAAACTCATTTCACCTTAGAGTTGGTACTCTCAAACTAGTGTTCGTCAGACGTGCGTCGGTACCCATTATGTCGCACTCTTATCATCATTAACCTACCGTACAAAAGTATGccaataaaaaatctgtttggcTTTTTGGTGATTGTTAAACCACTTTAGATTTGAGTTGTTTCATGTGGTTGTATTGGCTTTTAATTGGACTCCTGAACCATTAGCAGCTCAAAATAAAGTTTGGTAAAATGGGCTAATTAACAAAACACCCGGGGTTTAGATTTTTGTGGTATATTCTGCATCAATACGCAAGAATGAAGCTAGCAGCTTCTCAGCTTTCAACAAACCAGAAATGTCACTTAAAACTTTGCTTGTATCACTGCTAATGGTGGAATAAGGCAAACAGTAATATTTCTTAATATAATATCAATACCACtagttatgaataaaattttgaCGTATAATCAAGTCAGAAGAATCCCGTCTCTTTACTGTTTGATACAAAACGTGTATCTAACATATTTGGATGTTGTGgcatttgtatttttgagtctatagtttttattttgtgccgTTTCCATTAATATCTAATATTTTAAGTGTTAAATCCCAAGAGATTTTCATTGCTGCATCTCCTCAAATATTGAATTCGTACCCATATTAGACGGGCTACACTGCAATAGATGAACGTGTGAATTAATGGCATAGCAAGCTTCAAATACGAGAAAGATGCATGTTTGGATCGCAGTGGAAAATATTCTCACATCTCCTGGCAGCAGTTACTAAAATAGGTTGTGATCATGTTCTGTATAGCGGCACTTTTCAACTGGACTGCTGATGTATATCTGCCGTTTCGCCTGCATTCAAGCAGAAATGTGCCACCATTAAATCGTACAGCAAAGCTCTAATGTAGTAGTTCTTTTTTcctcaatgtcttttttttttttttttcttgttttcattcataGGGAAATCCAGCTGCTAAGAAGacttcaacataaaaatgtgatcCAGTTAGTCGACGTACTCTACAatgaagagaagcagaaaatataTCCTCTCGCCTCGAATTCAATGagattttattaacatttattgcTATGAATTTAGGCTCATTTTCTTAtccctatttttaatttttgtttgttttttttgctagtTTTGAACCCTAAttattgtctcttttttttttttttttaaatcaaattatcaGTTTGTGTCACAAATATTCCTCAACTCCTACCTCACGTATATGGTGATGGAGTATTGTGTTTGTGGAATGCAAGAAATGCTGGACAGCGTTCCAGAGAAAAGGTTTCCAGTATTTCAAGCTCACGGGTAAGcctctcatttttttccctcccctctgccctttcctcttcctcttcttcaagTCGCTCTTTCTCTGAGCCGCTCGGCTATATTTAGTCTGAACCctgatgctgctgcttctccaggcCTAAGTTTAGATCGGCGTCTGCAGGTtcaataatgttaaaataaccAACCAGCCTCGTGACCGCCAGAATGCCTCTAATGATCGATGAAGGTCTTTCTGATCACACCGCTGTTTCTTTAAATCGGTAATTGTTTCCTGCGCTTTGCCATTAAAAAACGTCAAACTGCTATGttgatttcatattttgtcaacGCTCTCTAAATTGGAGGGCTGCAACTGATTATTTTAGCATCGATTAATCTATCTCTTATTttcacaattaatcaattaagtGGTAAAAAATTTGGCATTTTGGAAGATTGTTAATTTAACCACTTTTCAcagaatattataaatacattaaaaggtgcaaataaataaatatttttcttttttatcaaaatgattcagttttgacttaattactgctctgtgttctttcagcaagtctttttttttgagtctttgTACTCCAGTTGGTGTTTAATTAGTGAATTAATTAGTTTGAATTAGTAAATGACTATATCATTTAATTCATCATTatgaatctgattaattgtttcagccatAATGAAATGTGGCTTTTCTCTGATCAGCTGCTGTATTTCTGCTTCCCTTCGAAGCACATGCATAAATCCCTGTGATTTTCTTTATTGCTGCTTCTCTGCAGGTACTTTTGCCAACTCTTAAATGGCCTTGAATATTTGCACAGCCAGGGAATAGTTCATAAAGACATTAAACCAGGAAATCTGCTGCTGACCACAGATGGGTCTCTTAAAATCTCCGACCTTGGAGTAGCGGAGGTAAGATGAAGCCTATCACGATTAGTTTTCATCACTTCTGCCATCTGTCATTCGCATTTAGCTGGAGGTTTTAATCATCTCTGTAAAAGCACCGATTACTCAATTACTATGAGTTATTATATGGTCAGTTCTTTTGTTTACAGGTCCCTGCAAAAGCATTAATGCTTTATGTTAGCAGTATATTTATCTAAAGTCTtaactttttcaccttttgtcaaGTTCAGAATTGAATGAGAGCATCTATTATCTATTTCCACGGATTCCCAATTGTCTAGACTTTAAGTGTTCATAAATATGCGTTGATTCAAGCCATTTAGTTTCAGCTGATGGATCGGCGTCATCCTGTCGGAAGATGAACCTTTTCCCCGCAGCCTCTTGCAGGTTTCCTCCCAGGATTTACTTAGCTGCATTTTTATCTTCAACTATGATCAGTGCTctgcaaaacactgaaatgtttgcataatGTTTTAGAACCAAATCACAGAACGACTTCATTCATCCTTAGGTCACATTTCAGACTGTGTAGGCTCGCATAGTGATCTCTACAAATAATATGTTGcctggattttatttgcagGTGTAAAATTGTTCTTCCTGTCATGATTGTGCTCTGCTTTGTTgttctgtcatataaaatcccaagtGGATATACTGAAGTTTGCATGTGTTTTTTATACATTAACaaaattctttataaaaaaagaaactatacACAAAAGCTTGAACATTTCTCTTGTTGATAAAATTCCAGCCATAGATTCTCACCTGTATAATTTGTCTTTATAAACACAGTCACAATAAACTACAATGTGACCTAATTACtctttcagatgaaaaaaatactcaagCAAAAATTCAGCACAATTGCATCTCCTCTCCCACCGTTTTCAGGCCCTCCACCCGTTTGCAGAAGATGACACGTGTCGCACGAGCCAGGGCTCGCCGGCCTTCCAGCCCCCAGAGATCGCCAACGGACTGGACACCTTTTCAGGGTTTAAAGTGGACATTTGGTCTGCGGGAGTAACACTGTGAGTCACTCTTACCCAGATGCTTACATCACTCTCAGTCACCAAACTCTGACCCCCTGACTTGTGCTTCTTTGTGCTCAGATATAACATAACAACAGGTCTTTATCCGTTTGAGGGAGACAACATCTATAAGCTATTTGAAAACATCGGCAAAGGAGACTACACTATTCCTGAGGAGTGTGGGCCTCTCCTGTCGGACCTGCTGCGAGGTGAGCACGGCTCTGAACCGAGCCAGAACAAACAGGATTatcaaaaaacagcaacaaatacaCAATTCAGGCAACAGTCACATATATATGATGATGCAGCAACATCCCACAGGGGCTTctgaacctttttatttttttactctgtagccttagtaaaaaaaattatcagatATTAATACCTAATATgaattcataccccttgaatcTTTCCATGCTTTGCTTTCTTTCAAACTTCAGTGTAGCTTTTTATGCTGTAGATCAGGAGCTTCAACTTTTGGCTCGCTGGACCGTCCACAGTGCCGCTTCACAATCTTtggctaaaaataataacagtgaccaaaactttacaaataaaagtataatAAGCAAGGACAGACTGaagcagctttttcttttttattgcattttcattACAGAATGCAACTAATAAGTTATTTTGTGGTTtatccatgtttgttttcctctttctaaacctaaaaatagaaataaaatgctggTTCTGAACAAATAACAAATTTCCTACTCTAGATAGAAAATTACAAGTCGTCTTTTCGCTAAAGATGATGTGAGTTTTACTTTACTGAACCAGGGACAAAAATagctttttgatttttgaaagtGACACATCCCTGCAATGGACTAACACAAAGTACCATGCTATTGTGAAGTAGATAGAAAATGATggttaattttcactttttgacaGGGGAAAAACCTGCAGTTTGTCTGTTTCACTAAGCAAGTAATTTCTGAAGGCTCCTGTTCACAGTTTgtgaccaaaatgtaaaaagttcaaggggtgtgaacaCTTTTACAGACCTTTCCTCAGCATGTAATTTCAGAGCTATCTTAGTTGGTTGTGCAAAATTAAGcaattgaatgaaaaatatttgttttttatcattttgttgttttgttgattaaCAAAAAATCCAAGTACTCCTcttttgtgaataaaatgttcGATACTGGTCTTTCCAGTATACACCCAGTAGGTGGCGCTGTGACCTTGACAGTAAGTGTGTCTGCTGTACATGCTTGGCTTCCTCCTAACAGTAGAAATCCCTTCAGCTGCTGACGTGGTTTCCATTGATCTGAAGCAGAATAATAAACACTCTATAGTCGGGCTTTGCTTTTACCCAGATGAACACTgcaatattttttcccctccttaaAACTAGAAACAACTCAAgagtctctgtttttttttcttgtttttttattattattttctgcaaatgaaatTCTTTGTTGTGCATGCTCATAAGTCAAGAAGAATGTTGGGAAGATTATGCTTTGCAGCAGCTCAGGTAAAACCCTTTAGTAGAAGCTAAAAGCTTTAAGAGGAAATCCAGCCTCATGTGCCGATTCTTCAAACTGAAATCCACCTGCGCTCCATTTGAACAACCTCGTTCGCATCGAGCGTTGGATTCATAACAatggaggaaggaagaaaaagaaaaaaactgcaatctgtGCTGTTTGAAAACAGACTTGGCCCCCATTTTGTGAGTGTGACGTCTGTCTTTGATGACGCAGCACCTGAGAGATAGTCAGTCCATAATTACATGGTCTAAAATAAGCCCAGCGCCACAAAAGGTGTCCTTCAGCACTACTATCAGCTCTTTGCCTTCTGCCCTGTTCTGCTTAGTGGTTGGCGGCTgcattattagtaaaaaaaaaaaaaaaaaggcaccaCATCACTTCTGCATTATCACCCTGAAACTCAGCTTTACAACAATTAAGGCACAAAGACGCGCTTGAAGAGCTACTCCTGTTAATGTTTCCTGactatgactaaaattaaacagagcgcattaaaatatttgtcttttgaaAGAATGTTAATTAATGCGTGAAAAATTAAAGAGCTTCTGAGTGTTTCGGTATCTTTCCCTCCACGTTTCTGGTTTCCAACCGGCTTATCAAAATTCAGTGAGAAGAGAGAAGTGAAGAATTGTTTGCTAAAGTGATTTAATCCACCGtttaatgtgttttccaggaaTGCTTGAGTATGATCCTGCAAAGAGGTTTTCCATACAAAATATAAGGCAACACAagtaagtgtgtttttgtttttcttccttctgaaCAGAGAATACTGCAGTACATTTATTGCACCAATTGCCTAACATAAGAGCTGTTAATATTTTGGCTTtagatggatggaaaacataaatgtaaaccAAACTTTTAAcgtttttgtaattgttttgttttagcactATGTATTGAAACCAGGGACCTAGTAGTCTGAGAGCCAGCCCATTTTCTCTGatagtttttaataattactttCTAGGTTTTTCATGTTGTTGGTCATCCGAGCTTAAGAGGGTGTAGTTTCTGGCTCCGAATTTCGATGCACATTAAACCAAACCCAAAGGTATAAAATGCTGTAAACCAGCCGTTCCTGTGTTCTTGATCACACCTTCGTCCCCGTCAATCTCTCGTCAGCTGGGTGCGAAAGAAACATCCTCCGTCGGAGCGCCCTGTGCCCATCCCTGCCAGCGCAGAGAGCAGGGACCAGTGGCGCAGTATGACGGTGGTTCCCTACCTAGAGGATCTGCACGGCTACACGGAGGATGACGACGACGAACTCTATGATGGAGAGGATGAGATCATCTACACTCAGGACTTCACAGTGCCAGGTGAGGCTGCAGGCCTGAGTCAGAGTCTCTATCGGCACCTCTGAGCCGTCAGGGAAAGTCTAAGTTAGACAAGCTGGCAAAACAAAACGAAAGATTCTTATACAGGTAAAAGTAACCGGGTTGATGAATTCTAGTTGTCTCCTCgaaaacagataaaatccaAGCTCTCTAATCTTAATTTTGCTGTTTAGATTACCTTACTTGAGGCGTCAGCATAATTAACCTTGGATGGTTTCTAATTGTTTGTAGCTGTGAGTTTATAAATTTATCATCTAGTAGCATGTTGCAGAGTTTAGATTTAAACCCACGGTGTCTAAAGTTGGATTTCTGAGACATAAACCACAGTGGGATTTCACCAGACCAAATTTCTAAATCTAAATTATGATTCCTATAGATTCCTTCAACTCGTCCTATAAGAGTGGAATGAAGTGAAGAGTCAgtagttttttcttattatttatttctccttCAAAACATTCATAATTCGATTCCTCTTTCAACCAGAACTAAACTGGTTGAAAGTTTGGCAAAAATATTGGCAAAAATATTGgcatttttgtcaagaaaacTTGTAACAAATCTCTCTCATTTCCCTTTTTATGAATCAGTTTTGTCTTTGAGGCTTTATACTCTCTTGAGTTCCCGctgaaatattttggtttacAAATCCAACAGTAAAGTGTTGCTCTGGCTTTGATCTTGAAACTTAAATATttcctacttttttttattttttattttttatttttttattcattctctGTTTGGTTTTGGTCTGAGGATTCAGTGCTGTGAGTGATCCGTCCATCTCGCATCGTCATTTCCACTTTACAGGACAGATACTCGGTTACCAAATTGAGCAACTTGAATGATTCTTTGAAACCTTTTGAGTTTCTTTGCGgatttgatgatttttattttaaaggtccgtgtttttatttacataggCAGCGATTTGGGTAGgatatgtctttatttttaaagatctcCAATGTCACCTGACTGGTTATGGATCACATCCGTTTTAACATGTTGGACGCATGTAGCCGCAAAGTGTTACtaaaaatgaattgaaacaGCCTGCAGTGAAAAAGGTCCATCGCCAAATCAAACGAGTGTGTGGGCGTTATCCAAGCTACATTTGTGTAAtctctttttcatttccttAACATGCAGGAAAGGTTTCCATTAATTGGCCGTGTTTACAAACTGCAGCCACAGTTGACAGATGTTTGGGACATTAACAGAATGCTTTAACTCGTTTCCTAACTGTTTTCATCATACCTCCCCTCTAGACTTGAGATCCTCCatctgttgctaggtaacagcctGTAATATAAATGCAGCAGTCAGTGTTGGGTATGTAGAAGTGGTGCCCcacataaaaacccaacagaGCTGCAGAATGTGAATGA
This is a stretch of genomic DNA from Gambusia affinis linkage group LG12, SWU_Gaff_1.0, whole genome shotgun sequence. It encodes these proteins:
- the stk11 gene encoding serine/threonine-protein kinase STK11, coding for MSDGDLPRLEYLNENELMEMDTFIHRIDSTEVIYQPRRKRAKLIGKYLMGDLLGEGSYGKVKEMLDSETLCRRAVKILKKKKLRRIPNGEANVKKEIQLLRRLQHKNVIQLVDVLYNEEKQKMYMVMEYCVCGMQEMLDSVPEKRFPVFQAHGYFCQLLNGLEYLHSQGIVHKDIKPGNLLLTTDGSLKISDLGVAEALHPFAEDDTCRTSQGSPAFQPPEIANGLDTFSGFKVDIWSAGVTLYNITTGLYPFEGDNIYKLFENIGKGDYTIPEECGPLLSDLLRGMLEYDPAKRFSIQNIRQHNWVRKKHPPSERPVPIPASAESRDQWRSMTVVPYLEDLHGYTEDDDDELYDGEDEIIYTQDFTVPGQVAEEDQDQGNADHSPAVAKPVCVNGTEAGSLNSKTKAERRSSSSSNPSRKGVSTASKIRKLSTCKQQ